In the genome of Oryzias melastigma strain HK-1 linkage group LG19, ASM292280v2, whole genome shotgun sequence, the window AAGCGGCTCAAGTACCACCAGTACGTTCCTCCGGACCAGAAGCAGGAGGCCAGCGAGGCTCCCATGGACTCCTCCTACGCccggctgctgcagcagcagcagctcttcctgcagctgcagatcctcagccagcagcagcagcagcactacAACTACCAGACCATCCTGCCCGCCCCGCTCAAGTACGCCGCCGCCGCCTTCCTGCCTTCACCCCTCCTCTCCCTCTTTAactcctgtctgtctgcaggacGGTGGCGGAGCAGAGCAGCGGTCCCGGCGGCCTGCCGACCTCCATCATGGTGTCTCTGCCAGCTGCAccgccccccccacccccgcctCTGCCCTCGGCGGCGGCACGCCCAAACAGCCGCAAGCCGGGAGTCTTACCGGCCAACCTGGAGGAGATGAAGGTCTCATTTCTGCTCCAAATGTCTTATTCTTTTCTCATTAGTTTTCTTTGGCAGTTCTTAAATCTGAACGTTATCCTGACATGATCACGTAGTAGGATCGCGTTGAATCAGgatatttattttactctaaaCCTCGAGGCCCGGGGGCGGATCCAACCTCTCTAAAGCATctctcttttattgttttccacaaacaaaaaaagcaaaaattatgagtaaaaaaacagaattcctgGAAAAATTTAAAGTGCTGTTAAGAGCTTTAGAAGATAAATTCTTAATTTTGGGGCTGAAGCTCCGTAAGAAACATCCCATCATGGAGCTGAGAGGTTCCTCTGTCAACGGAaactctttttacatttttattctaaaacatgATAATTATCTTGTTAACAAAATTTGTTCTggttatttttaagaaattacacctaaaactttcgttctatgttgtaaaaacaaccggttaaacatttttggggtttccacagcaaaaggAATCCCTTTTTCCAGACGGAATGACTTTaggtctagtgtgtgaatatgacAACATGAAGGTTAAAATGAGGCCAAATAAGCAAACAGGtattctttcaaattgaaaatacagaactaaattcaaaggttttacgttccaaagggttaaaaattaaatgataaattaatttGAACTTATAAAAATATGGTGAAAATCTGGATttgtttattacatttattgatATGTTATAAAATATCCCATCAGCAGGTCAAATGATTGGATATCGGGTCGTCGCCGCTAAACGTGATTCTGACGTTTCCTCAGGTCGCAGAGTTAaagctggagctgaagctgcgcGGCCTCCCGGTGTCGGGAACGAAGACGGACCTCATCGAAAGGCTGAAGCCGTTCCAGGACACCTTCTGCAGCGCGGCTGCTTCTGCTCCGCCCACCTCTACCCTCTCATCCATCCCCATGGAGGTCACCACCACCACGGCGCCCGCCATCGTCTTCCCAGCTCAGCCGGCGGCTCTGGAGACCGTAAGCTCCACGCCGCCGGTCTCCCCCACCGACCCCTCCATGCAGACTGTGGGCGTGTCTGAGGCCCCGCCTGAAAACAAACGAGGGGCGCAGCCTCTGCTGCCTCCCGCAGGCCACGGAGAGAAAGACAGGAGGCTCCACGAGAAAGAGAGGCAGATCGAGGAGCTGATGAGGAAGCTGGAGCAGGAGCAGCGGCTGGTGGAGGAGCTGAAGATGCAGCTGGAGGTGGAGAAGAGGGGGCAGGGGGGCAGCGAGCCCCCCACTCTGGTTTCAGCGTCCCCCAACACCGTCCCTGCCGTCCTCAACTCCGTGAAAAGGGAAGGTTCCCTCCTGGCAAACTGTTCGCCCAACACTGCCCCCATCCCGAGCCCGGTCCTCAGCTCTCAGCCCCTGGCGGCCCCCCTGGCGGCCCCCCTGGCGCCCCCCCTGGCTTCAGTGGTGAAGCTGGAGGACGTGACGGTTTCCTCCAGCAAGCTGCAGCTCCCCGCCCAATCGCAGCTCGCCGCAATGAACACCGGCGTCCAGCGCCGCTCGCCCTCCCAGACGAGCCCCCAGCCCCCGCCCGCCATCCCCAACCTGCAGCAGTTCTTTATCAGCCACCACGGGGGGGTCTCCCAGGTCCTGGGCCAGCCCCAGACTCTGCTGACCGCCACAAACCAGGCCGGAACCCAGATCCTGCTGCCGGTGACGCTGCCCAACAACGCCGCTGCCATCCAGCTGCCAAACGCCAGCCTGCAGGTACCCCACATGACCCAGGGGGTAGGGGGGGCTACCCGACGGTCCTATAAACTCATCTTCTGCTCTGTCAGCCCGTCCTGCAGGCCGCCGTCTCCAGCCCGGGTCTGGTCCAGACTCCTCAGCTGCAGACCACCAAGGTGGAGATGGGCTCCGCCCCTCCGTCTCTGCTGCAGGTCCGTCCATCTGCCTCCGTTTCCTCCTCCGGTCCGGACTCTGCAGCTAAACTCTTCCCTCCTGTCCTTCCAGACCCTCACCATGTGCAGCTCCCCGGCCCGGTCCGAGCTGAGCCCCCAGTGTTTCCTCAGGAGCCCCGCAGACGACCGGGTCTCCCCGCAGGCGTCCCCCAACCACCTGGTGACCAACGGACCCCTTGCCAAGGTATCGCCTCAGAGCCGTTACCGTAGCAACCACCTTGCCCTCCAAAGACCCGTTTCTCCAAACCTCTCCTCTTCTCAGTCTTCACCCCCTCAGCCCCCCACCTTCCTCCTGCAGCCCGCCTCCCTGGTTGCTCCTCCAAAGACTCGGGAGCCCCCGCGCTACGAGGAGGCCATCAAACAGAGCCGCAACAACCTGCACGTCAACAACGCCTCCCAGGTGGGAAAGTCAACCGATTAAAATCACCACAGTCATGATTAACCATTTAactacaaagacaaaaaaaatcatccaaaaagtTTTTTCCTGCTGCGTATTCCCCCTAAATgaatataaaagttaaaaaaaaaatgaagtgatttttttttttttctaaaaatacattgagGTTCTGTGAAAGTTACTATGtgatgcacaccagttagtaaccagaaaatatttttacttcaatttttgaggaaaaaaatgcttttttacatcaaatgtttttcttcaatgtccctttagggcctccgtaccttagggagtaatacacacaatcaatatgtCTTCTAAATGTGCCACAGCATTTGGTTGAGcagcagttaaagggttaatctgcATTCTCACGATTATTCATGATTGGCCGTGATTTATtatgattaatcgtgattaatcttGATTTGTCACAATCATTTTATGTGATTGGTcatgattaatcgtgattaatcacgataatcacataattcaattcaattcaattcaattttatttatatagcccaatatcacaaattcaatttgcctcattgggcttcatgcctgtagtttttacagatgcacagatggagtcataaaatatgcacaataggtaaaaactaaacagactataaagaacggtcatccctgtccttagaccctccctcgcggtaaggaaaaactcctaaaaaaacctgagtcaggaaaaaaagaagaaaccttagggattcccacatgagggagagatcccatcccaggacggacaggcgataccagaacggttaaagaaaagttagctgctaaaactgcatatatgagtagagttcattcatatagagctgagggacgagtgatgattaagtccatagtccagatgaagcagaactgcagtccacgaccaggagcaggaggacagacgacccaccaggaatcactcccactcagagatgcaggatggtgtcggggcttcatccagatgggcggggcttcgtcaggatcaccaacaagtctcccggaaactgcaatctctcccggtctcccacaggggagtcggagagaaggaaaaacatgtgaattatactgcaccaccaacaaaggcatacaattagaagtaaataaaaaagtagaggagaggagaagtagatggaaaagaggacagagccccagtgcaccatactttccccagcttctaacttctagcagccttctatgttattatgtagagaatatacatatttcataatttatattgcaagcatatattggagaagtatgtgattataataattatttccccaaacttcagaacagtatgggagcattatgttaattattctatgattactggctagtctggcagaacgcctgtccaaataggaatgttttaaggctagttttgaaggtagaaactgtacctgcctctctgacatgagctgggagcttattccatagaacaggagcttgatagctgaaggttctacctccaactgtacttttagaaattctaggaactacaagcagtcctgcattctgtgagcgaagtgttctgattggctggtaaggaactatgagatctctaatataggatggggccacaccattcagagccttatatgttaacaggaggattttgaactttacTCTAAATTCaactgggagccagtggagagaggctaacacaggagtgatgtgttctcttctgctAGTTCCTGCATACAATCatgattgtgattaatcgtggttatcacaattaatcacgattaatcatgattaattgtgatttgtcacaattaattttttggtttttaacaaCTCTCAAAGAGAAACAGATTTGTGACATCATCAGTTCTTAAATAATGAAAGCAGAAAGTCTTCTAAAGttcacaaaaaatgacaaacagcgACATCTGGTGGCCAAATTAAGTCACTACAGTGAATTTGTGATGGGCCATTTCATGTTTAGTTGTAGGTGTGTAACGATTTGTTTTGAACGATATAATTCACTGACATGAAATGATTCCAGGACATCGTTAGACAAAAATTCCATCAGTGTGATTGTGAGATAAATACCTGTACCGGTTCTTATAAATAactacaagattaaaaaaatgagcaacaaAAAGTCAGAGAAAGTTGGTTTAAACCATCCCAGCAATAATAAACGATTTtgtgtctaaatgtttaaattaggtAATAgaaggtcatgtgactcatgGGGGCGGAGCAATTGCTTTTTTCTCATCAGGGTTTTGCCCCTTAAATATGAGcgtttttaaaaactcaatctgATAGTGGAAACGCGTCTTCTTGTCTCCACAGGTTTCCGTGGCAACCAGCCAACACATGGACGACCTGTTTGACATCCTGATCGAGAGCGGAGGTAACGGACGTTTGATGGTTTTAACAGAGACGCTGAtcgtctggttctggttctgattctgTGTTGGTTCCCCTCCAGAAATCATTCCCTTCATGCAGCAGGATCCGCCCGCGCCGCTCAACAAGACCCTCCCCGCCGTCACCGCCAGCGTGACCACCCTCCCCGTCAACACCGTCCTGTCGCGGCCCCCGCCGCAGATCCAGACGGCGCCCCCTCCCACTCTGAGCTCCCTCAACCCCAGCCTGCCCCCCCTCTCCTCCTTAGCCACGGACAATCAGCTGGAGGCGTTCCTGGCGGGCACGCCGCCGGCGTCGGACCCGCGCACGCAGGGCctgatggaggagctgcaggcgcAGCTGATGGAGCAGCAGCCCTACTCGCCCATGGACACGTCCGACCTGTCCTTCTGCGACTCGTCCTCGCCCCCCTCCTCGCTCCACATGGGTCTGTCCGACCCCGCCCTCGACAACATGGAGTGGCTGGACCTCACCATGCCTCCCGGGCCCGGCGGGTCGCTCACGCCCCTCGGCATCCCCGCCGACTTCTTAGATTCGCACGACCTGCAGCTGCACTGGGACTGACGGGGGCGCCATCGTCACACCGCCACTGATCATCAGCGAAGCCAAGGAGGCGGAGCCTAAAGCAGTAGATACATTTGACAGCAGAACTTGTTAGAAGTCGGAGACGGTTCCCCTGATCTGTGCGGCGCCTTGCCGCTCGGCCGTGGTCGGACTCCTCGCCGGCTTCTCCGTTTGCTGCATCCGTGTGAGAGCTATGCACTAAAGAGGCGCCGGTTCTCCTCCATCACCTCAGAACGCTGGAGAGGGTTCTGGAGAACCTGCAGTTGTCCAAGTAAGTCTCctatttgaatgtatttaagaaaacaacaatCCGACTTTTGCTCAAAACTTTggcagcttttgtttttccttctgaTCAGAGGAAAGGGAACAAATCGATCCAAGAGCAAAGATGTGAGCTTTATTCCCGCACTTTTATCCCACCGAACATCCACAAAGAATTCCCGAGCGTTCGGAGGAGTTAGCATGTCGTCGTGTGCGTAGTCCGTGTCCCGTCTGTTGCATGTCTCACGCGTTCCCGTGCATGATGGCGTTCATATCTAAGGTGATCAGCAAAAAGCCAGAATCAGATCATCACTCTCCTGTTGTCCAACTCGTGACGTTTCTTCCTGCAAAAACTTCTGAAGACTGTTTGGCTGCTTCCCTCTTCTTGCACAGAACCGACCGTGTATAGGCGGGTTTGCATGGACGCTTTATTTTTGAAGTCCACTTCCTGTTAAGTTCTATCAAACGTTTgttcctttaaagacccactctggtggAAACGCTGTTTCTAACAGGTtctggtggcatttttctgacgattGTGGCAAATTactgtttctttattcattgtGAATTAAGAATAGACGAAAAAACGCAGTTTAAAAACGATCGTAGAGAATGTGGAAATcaggccacaaactccctgatCCACTCCGTGCTGGTCACACCACCGGGGGGGTTCATCTTCTATTGTATACTAGTGCATGTCGCTGCTTAGAGTTAGAGGAGACTTGGTGtgaaatagggctgccacaacgattgttttaatagttgacCAATCACCAATTATTGATCCGACTAATCGACTATCGTTTACTATTTCAGTGGTCCACATAGTCGTGATTAATCAACTAtcaaattagtcgttgactgtTTCAGACTTTCAATAGTCGACATAGTCATGACTAATTGGCTatgtcgactattgaaatagtcctTGACTTTTGAATTAGTCGTTGACTTTCTCAATAGTCGACATCAAATTAGTCGTCCTAATAGTCGTCGACTATTGAAAGAGTCCATGACTATTTAGTCATGGACTCTTTCAATAGTCTAATCCGAATAATCGACTGTCGAATTAGTTGTTAAGCACTTTAGTTGTCAACATAGTCGTGACTAATTGGCTTTGTCAATTATTGAAGTAGTCCTTGACTTTTGAATTAGCAGTCAATATTCTCAATAGCAGACATAGTTGTGACTAATCGACCAACAAATTAGTCGTCCTAATAGtcgtcgactattgaaatagttgttgatttttaaaatagtctGCGACTTTCTAAATAGCTGACTATTTCGATAGTTGGCTACTATTGGAATAGGCTaattcaactattttaatagtcgataagtAACCCTTTAACTGTCTGCACAACCAAAGGGTGGGAAATATTtcgaaaacatgtttttaaaaatattgattgtgtgtattactccccaaggtacggaagccctaaagggacattgaagagaaaaaatttttttattccaaaaattgaaacaataaaaaaataataattctggttagtaatGGATGCTCATCCATTACgaacagttactatctggtgtgcaccagttactaaccaggatttgtattttttttactacttttatttttaaaaatgcaagttctagttactaaccagaactttttttttttactgagcgcttaagtattttaaaaaaacgtcattgtttttttttgttgtttttttttatttattttttttctttgatgtccctttagggacCACGTACCACGGCgatagttaaagggttaaaaacattatttttaaaagaccactgaaaataaatcaatagatgatcggagtgggtctttagtgGTTTAATTCAGATTAGAAACATCACTTGTCCTATGATTACttccactagagggcgacaAAACtctgtccctttcagggtcaaaaACCCGACTTGACCTTTAACGGTTCTTCTCATCTCAGCTCTTAAATATTTGATGGCTTAACGCCAAACGCTGCTCTCGTGTTCATCTTGTAGCTGTTTTAGATTCAGGAGGTTCTGAGTTTACGCTGACATTTACTGTCCTTGGAAGGATCTTATTTTTGAGAGTGACCTTTGGTGTTTCTATCCGCCCGTCATGCGTCGACTTCACCGTTCTGCTGCCTGGATGGACGAGTTCAGCTGTAAAAGCAATAACGACTGCTGTCCTTCGATGTACTGTACGTCAAATCCTGCCTTGATTTTTATTGGTGTGAG includes:
- the mrtfba gene encoding myocardin-related transcription factor B isoform X1; amino-acid sequence: MEAQASQGRLGAEGDCGTPNLLVPSPQSEAVTQDMEELTLQPTLPPLSERKNVLQLRLQQRRTREQLVDQGIMPPLKSPAAFHGQIRSLERARTENFLKHKIRSRPERAELVRMHILQETGAEPSLQATQMRLKRARLADNLNEKIAQRPGPMELVEKNILPVDSSVKQAIIVGQVNYPKVLDEDSYDAMSPEQPASQESQGSAPSPGESKMPETPSPGPASLPIPMLQTFPTPDFTKTVSTPEPASRPPAPPAQPPAAAAPPKPPPTLVKQSQQKTASEKSRSKKNKEKSKVKRLKYHQYVPPDQKQEASEAPMDSSYARLLQQQQLFLQLQILSQQQQQHYNYQTILPAPLKTVAEQSSGPGGLPTSIMVSLPAAPPPPPPPLPSAAARPNSRKPGVLPANLEEMKVAELKLELKLRGLPVSGTKTDLIERLKPFQDTFCSAAASAPPTSTLSSIPMEVTTTTAPAIVFPAQPAALETVSSTPPVSPTDPSMQTVGVSEAPPENKRGAQPLLPPAGHGEKDRRLHEKERQIEELMRKLEQEQRLVEELKMQLEVEKRGQGGSEPPTLVSASPNTVPAVLNSVKREGSLLANCSPNTAPIPSPVLSSQPLAAPLAAPLAPPLASVVKLEDVTVSSSKLQLPAQSQLAAMNTGVQRRSPSQTSPQPPPAIPNLQQFFISHHGGVSQVLGQPQTLLTATNQAGTQILLPVTLPNNAAAIQLPNASLQPVLQAAVSSPGLVQTPQLQTTKVEMGSAPPSLLQTLTMCSSPARSELSPQCFLRSPADDRVSPQASPNHLVTNGPLAKSSPPQPPTFLLQPASLVAPPKTREPPRYEEAIKQSRNNLHVNNASQVSVATSQHMDDLFDILIESGEIIPFMQQDPPAPLNKTLPAVTASVTTLPVNTVLSRPPPQIQTAPPPTLSSLNPSLPPLSSLATDNQLEAFLAGTPPASDPRTQGLMEELQAQLMEQQPYSPMDTSDLSFCDSSSPPSSLHMGLSDPALDNMEWLDLTMPPGPGGSLTPLGIPADFLDSHDLQLHWD
- the mrtfba gene encoding myocardin-related transcription factor B isoform X2 produces the protein MEAQASQGRLGAEGDCGTPNLLVPSPQSEAVTQDMEELTLQPTLPPLSERKNVLQLRLQQRRTREQLVDQGIMPPLKSPAAFHGQIRSLERARTENFLKHKIRSRPERAELVRMHILQETGAEPSLQATQMRLKRARLADNLNEKIAQRPGPMELVEKNILPVDSSVKQAIIVGQVNYPKVLDEDSYDAMSPEQPASQESQGSAPSPGESKMPETPSPGPASLPIPMLQTFPTPDFTKTVSTPEPASRPPAPPAQPPAAAAPPKPPPTLVKSQQKTASEKSRSKKNKEKSKVKRLKYHQYVPPDQKQEASEAPMDSSYARLLQQQQLFLQLQILSQQQQQHYNYQTILPAPLKTVAEQSSGPGGLPTSIMVSLPAAPPPPPPPLPSAAARPNSRKPGVLPANLEEMKVAELKLELKLRGLPVSGTKTDLIERLKPFQDTFCSAAASAPPTSTLSSIPMEVTTTTAPAIVFPAQPAALETVSSTPPVSPTDPSMQTVGVSEAPPENKRGAQPLLPPAGHGEKDRRLHEKERQIEELMRKLEQEQRLVEELKMQLEVEKRGQGGSEPPTLVSASPNTVPAVLNSVKREGSLLANCSPNTAPIPSPVLSSQPLAAPLAAPLAPPLASVVKLEDVTVSSSKLQLPAQSQLAAMNTGVQRRSPSQTSPQPPPAIPNLQQFFISHHGGVSQVLGQPQTLLTATNQAGTQILLPVTLPNNAAAIQLPNASLQPVLQAAVSSPGLVQTPQLQTTKVEMGSAPPSLLQTLTMCSSPARSELSPQCFLRSPADDRVSPQASPNHLVTNGPLAKSSPPQPPTFLLQPASLVAPPKTREPPRYEEAIKQSRNNLHVNNASQVSVATSQHMDDLFDILIESGEIIPFMQQDPPAPLNKTLPAVTASVTTLPVNTVLSRPPPQIQTAPPPTLSSLNPSLPPLSSLATDNQLEAFLAGTPPASDPRTQGLMEELQAQLMEQQPYSPMDTSDLSFCDSSSPPSSLHMGLSDPALDNMEWLDLTMPPGPGGSLTPLGIPADFLDSHDLQLHWD